In Trichoderma asperellum chromosome 1, complete sequence, a single window of DNA contains:
- the FUB6_1 gene encoding Dehydrogenase fub6 (TransMembrane:2 (i87-105o117-134i)) yields the protein MDPHQRDRMRGVGNVSYIPPYKKGEPVSNFSIGKVIRTDNPDWEDGCLIAGMLPISEYAVLDLDYLNFKVYAANVVRKVTNHYNLDLKHFIGTLGLAGMTAWLSFYGHVKPRPGETIWVSAASSSVGEVVVQLAKMKGMKVIASVSSDEKLKWVVDELGADVGFNYRKESVDAALKRLAPDGLDVVYEIIGGDHLQAAIKNMKFFGRIISCGTASQYNKPPEERYGITNTSEIFRRRIKIQGFMFHDKDIFQHVISFSMTMPRLIAEGKIKSQYTIFEGIRQAEKAFLSMFTGSSFSKTALKISNE from the exons ATGGATCCCCACCAGCGAGACCGCATGCGTGGAGTCGGCAACGTAAGCTATATTCCACCTTACAAGAAAGGAGAACCGGTCTCCAACTTCTCTATTGGTAAGGTCATCCGTACAGACAACCCCGACTGGGAAGACGGCTGCTTGATCGCCGGTATGCTACCCATCTCGGAGTATGCCGTCTTGGATCTCGATTACCTCAACTTCAAGGTATATGCCGCGAATGTCGTGCGAAAGGTGACCAACCACTACAATCTGGACCTCAAGCACTTCATCGGCACGCTGGGTTTGGCGGGTATGACCGCATGGCTCTCATTCTACGGCCACGTCAAGCCCCGCCCAGGCGAGACCATTTGGGTCAGTGCAGCATCAAGCTCGGTTGGCGAAGTTGTGGTGCAGCTGGCTAAGATGAAGGGGATGAAGGTGATTGCGAGCGTGAGCTCGGACGAGAAGCTAAAATGGGTGGTCGACGAGCTGGGCGCCGACGTCGGTTTTAACTACCGAAAGGAGTCTGTCGATGCGGCGCTGAAGCGGTTGGCGCCGGACGGATTAGACGTGGTATATGAGATAATTGGAGGGGACCACTTGCAGGCAGCAATTAAGAACATGAAATTCTTTGGGCGAATCATCAGCTGTGGCACG GCTTCCCAATATAACAAACCTCCCGAGGAGCGGTATGGTATCACCAACACGTCCGAGATCTTCCGTCGCCGCATCAAGATTCAAGGATTCATGTTCCATGATAAGGACATTTTCCAACACGTTATCAGCTTCTCGATGACAATGCCAAGATTGATTGCAGAGGGCAAGATCAAGTCACAATACACCATATTTGAGGGGATCAGGCAGGCAGAGAAGGCATTCTTATCCATGTTTACCGGTAGCAGCTTTAGTAAAACGGCGCTGAAAATCAGTAATGAGTGA
- a CDS encoding uncharacterized protein (EggNog:ENOG41), with amino-acid sequence MPFLRTPKGTVARYGIDRLYTKELDDIYRDSVGLEPLSSLPVASLQIEGSSEGTVRAGIREAIQIVSPGLELEQVEDDDNLLAVSQTISKHLPSFVLSREPKEYVILTGTTGAIGLYLLDALCKNNRVAKVWCLNRSSMEDAACRQAEIFKSKGLSSNRKNNVRFVQMDLASEALGLSQADLREIRDQATTIIHASINGYGASKLVAEHLLNALAYLGKLPVNLGGATALDWISIDLLAEVMGQLIDSDAKATGSGTQEVETYYNIVNP; translated from the exons ATGCCCTTCCTGCGTACACCTAAAGGTACGGTAGCACGCTACGGAATTGATCGGCTCTATACCAAGGAGCTTGACGACATCTACAGAGACTCAGTCGGCTTAGAACCTTTATCCTCTTTGCCAGTAGCCTCCCTGCAGATCGAAGGGAGCAGCGAGGGAACTGTCCGTGCTGGTATCCGGGAAGCCATTCAGATTGTATCGCCGGGATTGGAACTCGAACAggtcgaagatgacgataacCTTCTT GCCGTATCCCAAACAATTTCCAAGCATTTGCCGTCATTTGTGTTGTCCAGGGAGCCAAAGGAATACGTCATCCTTACGGGCACGACGGGGGCCATCGGCTTATATCTCCTTGATGCTCTGTGCAAGAACAATCGTGTTGCTAAAGTCTGGTGCTTGaaccgcagcagcatggaGGATGCGGCCTGTAGACAGGCCGAGATATTTAAGTCGAAGGGGCTGTCCTCGAACCGGAAGAACAACGTCCGGTTTGTCCAGATGGATTTGGCATCCGAGGCTCTTGGCCTGAGCCAGGCGGACTTGAGAGAGATCCGAGACCAAGCAACGACTATAATTC ATGCCTCCATTAACGGGTACGGCGCCTCCAAGCTTGTGGCTGAGCACCTGCTCA ATGCATTGGCTTACCTCGGCAAACTGCCCGTGAATCTAGGCGGTGCTACGGCCCTGGACTGGATTTCTATCGATCTGTTGGCCGAGGTCATGGGCCAGCTGATTGATTCGGATGCGAAAGCAACGGGTAGTGGCACTCAGGAAGTGGAAACCTATTATAACATTGTTAACCCCTGA